The genome window ATCGAGATAGTAGCGTTTCATTAACCGAAGACAACAACCAGTAGGATGATTGAATTGTGGATCATGTGGACGAAGATTGATGCCCACAAGCTTCGCGACTGCACGTAGGCCACGCTGCAGGTGGCGGCGAGGACGAAGAGGACCGGCCACACCGGCGGCCCCTGCATGTGCACCACCGCAAAGATCGCCGAAGAGGCAATGATGCCGTACCGGATCCGCCCAAAGAGGTTGCTAAAGAGAGGCAGAAGGATCGCGCGGAACAGCACCTCCTCGATGAGCGGCGCCATGATCACGGCGGAGAAAAATGCCAGCGCCAGACCGGAAGGGTCCTTGGCGAGAGAGTCGGTGAGTTCGTGCGAACCACCCGGCAGAAACTGAGAGATCAAGGTCGAGAGGATGACCCCGATAATCAGCAACGGCATCGCCCCGAGATAGCTGTAGGGCCCCCAGATAAGCGGATTGCGCTCGCCCCAGCCGAAGATGCGCTTCCAAGGAATGTTGAACCCGCTAATCGGCATGCTCATGGCAAGGATCACCAGCGGTAGGGCGAATACTCCGATGAATGAGGCGGCGATAAAGCTTAAGCAAACCAGGACGAATCGCTGGACCAGCGCGAGTTGCTCGCGTTCGGACTCGGGTTTCCAGGCGAGGGGAAGCGGCAGTTCCCTAGGTTTCAACCGCGAGTGTAAGTTCGAAATGTAGTTGATCAGCGCGGCCGCACCCAAGATCATGAAAAGGAGGGGCACACAAAGGACGGCGTAAGGATTGACGGTCACCGGTGGTGAGGCGCCGCTCGCGGCCTTCCGAAGTGCCACGGCCCCCCAGCCACCAAGTCGGGTGAGCGCTTGGGTTTCCTGGGCCGTGAGCTTCAGAGGTTTGGTTCGAGGGCTGAAGATGCGAAGATACAGCTCTTTGGGAATGCCGAGCGGCTTCTTTGGCAAACTGAGGCGCACCTTTACCGGGATCTCCGCCCCGGTATCCGCGACCACGGGCCCGAGCAGGGCCAACCGATCCGGTTGCAACGCGTCGGGGCCGGTCAAGATATCCCGTTGATACGTGGCGGCCGCGGTCGGCGAAAGAGGTTCGGCTTGCAATTTCCGCTGCAGGAGCTCGCGGGCTAACTCGGGCGTCGGAGTCGCCGCCGGGTTCAGATACATCGCCAACCCGCTGGAGGCCATTAGCACGATCATCAGCCAAAAAGTGGCCCAGCTCAGCGAGCGCACGGCGGGGTTAACGGGTTCGATGACCGGCTCTTCTTGCAAGTTGAGAAGCGTACCCGCCTGCTTTGCGCGTATCGCCAGCGACTCGCTGTGCGTCAAAGTAGGTATATGGCCTTTTCGTCGCTGATCTTATCGCTTGCCCTCGCCCAAGCGGCACCGGGTCCGCTCGAAGTCAACGAGCAGAACTTTGACAAAATGCGCGAACTCATTCGTGCTAAGGGTCCCGACCTCATGTGGCGAGATTTGTCGTGGCAAACCGACCTGATGAAGTTTCCGACCGAGACCGCCAAGAAAGGCTCCGCGGCCTTGCTTTGGCTGGCCGAGGGCGACCCTCGTGACCAGACTGATACAACGGGCGTGAAGATGCGCCGCATGGTGTTTAGCGACCCGATGGTCAATTCGCAGGCCCGCGGGTTTGCGCTGTTTCTTGGCGATCTGCGCGAGGCTCGTGGGCGCCAGACTTGGCTCCCTGCGCCACTCACCGCCGAATTCGCGAAGCGCGGCTCGGGACTGTATGCCGTCGCGCCGAGGGGCAAACTTCTCGGCTTTACCAGCGCCACGAACGCGAGCGACGTGAGCAAGTGGATGAGCGACATGCTGTCGGGTTGGAATGGCCTGGCCGGCGTCGAGCGTCAATGGAGCGAAGAGTTGGCCGCAATGGCTCGCCTGAGTCCGCCGACCACACCGCCGAAGCAGGTGCAACCGCCCATGCCGAATCGCGGTCGTGCTGGCGGCGGCGTCACGGTCCGTGATACCGGACCGCAGGAAGTCCGTGGCGGGCCGGTGCAAGAGGACACCGTCACCACGGTTCAGGGTCGCCCGACTCGCGCAAACGGCGGAACCGCCTCGGTTACTCCCGGCACGAACGCTAACAGCGCCGCGGCCGCCGCCCCGTTCGCCACCGATCTTTCGCTGAGATTCACCCAGCGAGACTTGCCGCGGAGCGGCCCGTTTGTGTGGAGCGATCTTTATAACATGGGTACCTTTGTGCTCGCCGCCGGGCGTCAGGCGCAGATCATGCCGGGCGTGAACCGCAGCGGCGAGGTCGTGAACTGGCCGACCGATTTGGTGCGGGATATGGCGACCACCGCGCTCAACGACAATGTGCGCGGACACGCCCTGACCTACACCGCCGAAAACATTTCCGTCGCTCGCATGAGCACCAAGGTCCATTCGAGTTACGGCAACACCGTGCTGTACCGCTACTACGGCAGCGTGACGGCCAGCGCCGAAGGCAACTGGGCGCTCGCTCCGGGCGAAGAGCCGAAGATGGACGAGTTGCAGAGTCGAGGCGTGGACCTCAGCGTGTATGGCCGCTCGGTCTACGACACCAAGCTCAAGAAGTTCTTGCAGTTCGATCTGGTGTTTGTCGGCAAGCGCCATGGCGGAAGCCCGAAGAATCTGCGTCGCGAAGACACCGCTCCGCAACCAATTGGGATAATGGCCACGACGGCGGGCCAAATGTGGTTCGACCAAACGAAGCCGGCCGCGGTCCAGCGCAGTTGGTGACCACCACCCTCGAAGTTGCGAGGCACGTTTTGCGCGAGGACATCCGTCCTCGCGCCGAACTTATTGACCAAAGTACCGTTGACCTCCGCGAGGCGTTTGACACGCTCGGCCAGCACGGCCTCATGGCGTTGCGCGCCCCCGCATCGCTCGGCGGCCCAGCGTGGAGCGACGCCGATTTCCGCGAGTTTCAACTCGAAGTGGCTCGCGCCAGCGGGACTCTCGCCTTCCTGCAAACTCAACAGCAGCGCGCGGTCGCGATGATCAGCAAGATGGCTCCGCCCGAAGTCGCCGAGCGGATGCTCTTGGGCACAAGCACCAACAACCGAACGATCGGGATTGCGTTTAGTCAGCTGCGCAAGGATGGGCAACCCGCCCTCACCGCGACGCCGGACGGCGATGGCTACCGAGTCAACGGCAAAATGCCCTGGATCACGGGGCTCGGCTTTTTTGAGCACATTCTGATCGGCGCAACCTTGCCCGATGGCCGCACGCTGTTCGCCCGGACGCCGTTTGCCCCAAGCGCAAACCTTTCCCTCAGTGAGCCGATGCAGCTGGCGGCGATGGGCACCGCGCTCACGGTCTCGGGCGTTGCTCGCGACTTGCCAATTCCGGCGAGCGAGGTCGTGAGCATCGAGGCGGGCGACTGGATTCACCAGAACGATCGGCTGAACGTCACCCTCCAGGCCACCTTTGCGCTCGGCTGTTCGCGGGCGGCGATTGACTTGCTCGCGAAGACGGAAGTCGAGAACGCATTCCTCAGCAAGTGGCACGAACTCGTGGAGTTGGTCAATCAGCAAGGATTGCCCATGGCCGAGAAGCTCGCCATCCGCGCCACCGCGATCGAATTCATGGGCCGCGCCGCCCACGCCGCGCTCATCGCGAGCGGCGGTCGCGGCATCGCGCTCAGCCATTCCGCGCAGCGCATCGCCCGCGAAGCGTTCGTGTTTAGCGTGTCGGCGATCACGCCGGATGTTCAGTCGGCAGCCCTGCGGACCATCGCGAACAACCTCAATCTTGCCGAAAGTCCTAACACTTTGAACGCAAATAAAATTCGGGCGTAATTTTTTGGCGATGAACCCGTAAAAACAGCTAGACTAGTTCGCTAGCTTGGGAAAAGACTATGAATGCTTCGAAAACTCTCGTTTTAATGTTGGCGCTGGGCGCAGTGGGCGTGGCCCAAGCGCAGGACGCCTTCACTCTGCGCCGCATCTTCAAGATGGGCGAAACCATGACCTACAACATGGCCATGACCTCCGAAACCACGGTGGACATCAGCGCCTTCGGTCAAGGTGAGCAAAAGACCACCTTTACGCAGAGCGGCAAAATCTCGTTCAAGACCACCAAGGTTGACGAAGCGAAGAAGGAAGCCAACCTGGAAATCAAGTACTTCGACATCGACATGAAGATGGAAGGCGGCATGCCCGGAATGGGCGGCGATATGCCGAAGGAGTACTCGGTGATGGCGACCATGGACAGCATGAACCGCATCAAGGACATGAAGATTGAAGGCATGCCGGGCATGCTCCGCATGATGTCGGAAAGCTCGATGCGACAAAGCCTCGGCGGCGTCCAATTCCCGGAAGCAGCCGTGAAGGTCGGCGACGGCTGGGACGTGAAGGTTCCGAAGGACGGCATGATGTTCGACACCGACCAAGTGCTGAAGGCCAAGTTCCTCTCGGTGAAGGACATCAATGGCAAGAAGGCTTACGAAATCTCGGTGAAGGGCCCGCTGAACCTGAACATGGACCTGAGCAAGATGATGGAGCAAGGCGGCGGCGACAACCCGATGGCCGGCATGAAGATGGCCATCACCGGCAAGATGGACAACGATTCGGTCGTGACGATTGACGCTGAAACCGGCAACTTCCTGATCATCGATATGAAGATGACGCAGGAAATGACGGTGGATATGGTGGACATGGGCGTGAAACTCCCGATGTTCGGCAACACCACCTCGATCATCAAGGCCTCGACGATTAAGTAAATCGTCAGACGCAAAGAAGCCCGTCGCTCGATGAGCGGCGGGCTTTTTCTGTTTAGCCTTCGATGACGAGCTTCGTCAGATCGCCGATCTCGAGGATTTTGTCGCGGACACCCTTGGCCAGGCTGAGTCGGGCGCGGCGTGTGTCTGCGTTGTCGTCCATGATCATCGTCGACTCGAAGAAGGCGTGAATCGCCGGGCAGAGGGAGGCGATTCCCGCGGCGCCGGGTTGGGTTTGCTTCAGCTGGGCGAGGAGCGCCGAGCCCTCGGCGGAGTTGAGTGCCGCGTCGGTAATAGCTTCCACCGCGAGCCAGTCGGTGTGGCCCTTTTCCAAAGTCGAATTCACGATCCGAACAGGCCGGAGCGCGGTCTCAACATTACTTGCGCTCGCTTGGAACGCGGTGAGTTCTTCCACCGCCTTGAGCACGCGAGCCGGGCGCACCATGTTTTGTTCGGTTAGGGCGGCGTTCAGAATGTCGTAGCGGGCATCCACCATCGCCTGATATCGCCCTTCCAGAATCGTCATGAGCGCCTGGTTTGCGGCGGCCGGATCCACCGCGATGCCTTGCTTTTGGTACTCCTTAAGCGCGATCTCAAGGCCGACGCGGAGGTCGTCCAGGTGCCCGGCGAAGCCCAGAGAAATCAGATACGTCGCCGCGCGGCGCAGACCCATCGGGTCGCTGGAGCCGCTCGGAACCACGCCGATGCCCAGGTATCCGGCGAGTTTGTCGTATTGGTCAGCGGCAATGAGGCCCGCGGCCAGCGGGGAGAGTTCGGCATCGGCCGGGTTCACATATTGTATGCCAATGGCGTCGCAAACCTCGGCGGCCAGGCCCTCGCGGCGAGCATATTCGCCACCGACCTTGCCTTGCAGAGAGGCGAGTTCACCGACTAATCCGGTCGTGAGGTCGGCCTTCGCGTAGCGTCCGGCTAAGCGGGCATTTTCGCCGCCGATGGTGGCATCCATGAAGCCTTCGAGACGCTCAGCGCGCTGACGCACGGTGCCGAGCTTGTCCTGAAAGAGCATGGCTTCGGTCATGCCGAGGAAGTGGTTCAAATCGTACTTTTTGTCCTCGTCAAAGAAAAACTTGGCGTCGTTAAAGCGCGCATTGAGCACCCACTGGTTGCCGCCTCGCACGGTGTCCTCTTCGCCAGAATTGCGAATCCAAAGGAAGTGCGGCGCGAGCTTGCCCTGCCCTTGGCGAACCGGGAACATGCGCTCGTGTTTGGCCATGGCGGTGATCAGCACGTCCTCGGGGAGCTCAAGATAATCGCTCGACCAGTTGCCCAGCAGCGGCTGCGGCCATTCGGTCAGGTACACGTTTTCGTCGATCAGATCGTCGCTCCATTCGACCTGGCAGCCGGTCGGCGCGAGCTCGGCGCCGGCCAGAATCATCGCGCGGCGCTTGGCCGCGTCGGGCTGCACCTGGTGGGCTTCCAAATCGCGAATGAACTGACCGCCAGTTCGCACCGGAAAGGGTTGCGGAGCATAGAAACGGTGGCCGCGCGACTCGCCGCCGCTGACGACGCCTTCGATATCAAAGTTCACGATCTGCCCGTCGAAGACGGCGACGATCCAGCGGATCGGGCGCGCGAACCGCATGCGCGAAGCGCCCCAGCGCATGGTCTTGTCAAAGGTCAAACTACGGACACTCGCGGGAAGAACCTCGGCAAGAACCTCGGCCGAAGGGCGACCCGCCACAACCTTGTCCACCCACACATAATCGCCCTCGCGTCGCACCTCCGCGGGCGAAATGCCTTGCCCCCGGCAAAAGCCTTCAAGCGCCTTGGTTGGATTGCCGTCGGCGTCAAACGCGCTCGAGAGCGCGGGGCCGCGATTGGTGGTGTTGCGGT of Chthonomonas sp. contains these proteins:
- a CDS encoding CPBP family intramembrane metalloprotease; translated protein: MTHSESLAIRAKQAGTLLNLQEEPVIEPVNPAVRSLSWATFWLMIVLMASSGLAMYLNPAATPTPELARELLQRKLQAEPLSPTAAATYQRDILTGPDALQPDRLALLGPVVADTGAEIPVKVRLSLPKKPLGIPKELYLRIFSPRTKPLKLTAQETQALTRLGGWGAVALRKAASGASPPVTVNPYAVLCVPLLFMILGAAALINYISNLHSRLKPRELPLPLAWKPESEREQLALVQRFVLVCLSFIAASFIGVFALPLVILAMSMPISGFNIPWKRIFGWGERNPLIWGPYSYLGAMPLLIIGVILSTLISQFLPGGSHELTDSLAKDPSGLALAFFSAVIMAPLIEEVLFRAILLPLFSNLFGRIRYGIIASSAIFAVVHMQGPPVWPVLFVLAATCSVAYVQSRSLWASIFVHMIHNSIILLVVVFG
- a CDS encoding acyl-CoA/acyl-ACP dehydrogenase, which gives rise to MTTTLEVARHVLREDIRPRAELIDQSTVDLREAFDTLGQHGLMALRAPASLGGPAWSDADFREFQLEVARASGTLAFLQTQQQRAVAMISKMAPPEVAERMLLGTSTNNRTIGIAFSQLRKDGQPALTATPDGDGYRVNGKMPWITGLGFFEHILIGATLPDGRTLFARTPFAPSANLSLSEPMQLAAMGTALTVSGVARDLPIPASEVVSIEAGDWIHQNDRLNVTLQATFALGCSRAAIDLLAKTEVENAFLSKWHELVELVNQQGLPMAEKLAIRATAIEFMGRAAHAALIASGGRGIALSHSAQRIAREAFVFSVSAITPDVQSAALRTIANNLNLAESPNTLNANKIRA
- the glyS gene encoding glycine--tRNA ligase subunit beta; protein product: MPELVFELGCEELPAGSVARASHDLARHIETALAEAGIGFERTETFATPRRLIVIMQGIDLRQPDRNTTNRGPALSSAFDADGNPTKALEGFCRGQGISPAEVRREGDYVWVDKVVAGRPSAEVLAEVLPASVRSLTFDKTMRWGASRMRFARPIRWIVAVFDGQIVNFDIEGVVSGGESRGHRFYAPQPFPVRTGGQFIRDLEAHQVQPDAAKRRAMILAGAELAPTGCQVEWSDDLIDENVYLTEWPQPLLGNWSSDYLELPEDVLITAMAKHERMFPVRQGQGKLAPHFLWIRNSGEEDTVRGGNQWVLNARFNDAKFFFDEDKKYDLNHFLGMTEAMLFQDKLGTVRQRAERLEGFMDATIGGENARLAGRYAKADLTTGLVGELASLQGKVGGEYARREGLAAEVCDAIGIQYVNPADAELSPLAAGLIAADQYDKLAGYLGIGVVPSGSSDPMGLRRAATYLISLGFAGHLDDLRVGLEIALKEYQKQGIAVDPAAANQALMTILEGRYQAMVDARYDILNAALTEQNMVRPARVLKAVEELTAFQASASNVETALRPVRIVNSTLEKGHTDWLAVEAITDAALNSAEGSALLAQLKQTQPGAAGIASLCPAIHAFFESTMIMDDNADTRRARLSLAKGVRDKILEIGDLTKLVIEG